A genomic region of Procambarus clarkii isolate CNS0578487 chromosome 30, FALCON_Pclarkii_2.0, whole genome shotgun sequence contains the following coding sequences:
- the LOC138370026 gene encoding uncharacterized PE-PGRS family protein PE_PGRS46-like yields the protein MVRVRTYPTLRPGQRPGRRDTDPRNHMNERASNRSSRRFLEAADLALLAADLGIVAADLAIVAADLAIVVADLVIVTADLVIVAADLAIVAADLVIVAADLVIVAADLAIVVADLVIVAADLVIVAADLFIVAADLAIVVADLVIVAADLAIVAADLVIVAADLFIVAADLAIVAADLVIVAADLAIVAAVLAIVTADLAIVAADLATVAADLAIVAADLATVAPVLATVETDFAIVAPVLATVATDFAIVAADIATVATDLAIVAADLAIVAADLAIVAADLTCYRTAAEVSTDAADVAIDATNLVLGTADLAIAAADGTHLNFSAGSCGGGVEAGSCGGGLVAGSCGGGLAAGSCGGGLAAGSCGGGLVAGSCGGGVAAGWCGGGLAAGSCDGGVTAGSCGGGVAAGLCGGDLAAGLCGGDLAAGSCGGDLAAGSCGGGLAAGSCGGGLAAGSCGGNLAAGSCGGGLTAGSCGGDLAAGSCGGDLAAGSCGGDLAAGSCGGGLAAGSCGGDLAAGSCGGGLTAGSCGGDLAAGSCGGDLAAASCGGGVAAGSCVGNLAAGSCGGGIAAGSFGGGVAAGSCGGGVAAGSCGGGVAAGSCGEGVAAGSCGGDLAAFSCGGGLAACSCGGGLTAGSCGGGLTAGSCGGVAAGSCGGGVAAGSCGGGVAAGSCGGGVAAGSCGGGVAAGSCGGGVAAGSCGGEAAGSCGGVAAGSCGGVAAGSCGGGVAAGSCGGVAAGSCDGGEAAGSCDGGEAAGTCGGGVAAGSCGGVAAGSCGGGLAAGSCGGGVAAGSCGGGVAAGSCGGGVAAGSCGGGMAAGSCGGGVAAGSCGGEAAGTCGGGVAAGSCGGGVAAGSCGGVAAGSCGGGLAAGSCGGGVAAGSCGGGVAAGSCVCVAAGSCGGGLAAGSCGGGVAAGSCGGGVAAGSCGGGLASGSFDGGLYKSFTHYTGSRGVSYGVIFQNRSYTLCIDGIQELHTTY from the exons AAGCAGCAGACGTTTCCTAGAAGCAGCAGACCTTGCTTTACTAGCAGCAGACCTTGGCATAGTAGCAGCAGACCTTGCCATAGTAGCAGCAGACCTTGCCATAGTAGTAGCAGACCTTGTCATAGTAACAGCAGACCTTGTCATAGTAGCAGCAGACCTTGCCATAGTAGCAGCAGACCTTGTCATAGTAGCAGCTGACCTTGTCATAGTAGCAGCAGACCTTGCCATAGTAGTAGCAGACCTTGTCATAGTAGCAGCAGACCTTGTCATAGTAGCAGCAGACCTTTTCATAGTAGCAGCAGACCTTGCTATAGTAGTAGCAGACCTTGTCATAGTAGCAGCAGACCTTGCCATAGTAGCAGCAGACCTTGTCATAGTAGCAGCAGACCTTTTCATAGTAGCAGCAGACCTTGCCATAGTAGCAGCAGACCTTGTCATAGTAGCAGCAGACCTTGCCATAGTAGCAGCAGTCCTTGCCATAGTAACAGCAGACCTTGCCATAGTAGCAGCAGACCTTGCCACAGTTGCAGCAGACCTTGCCATAGTAGCAGCAGACCTTGCCACAGTAGCACCAGTCCTTGCCACAGTAGAAACAGACTTTGCCATAGTAGCACCAGTTCTTGCCACAGTAGCAACAGACTTTGCCATagtagcagcagacattgccacaGTAGCAACGGACCTTGCCATAGTAGCAGCAGACCTTGCCATAGTAGCAGCAGACCTTGCCATAGTAGCAGCAGACCTTACCTGCTACAGAACAGCAGCAGAAGTTTCCACAGACGCAGCAGACGTTGCCATAGACGCCACAAACCTTGTCCTAGGCACCGCAGACCTTGCCATAGCAGCAGCAGACGGCACTCATTTAAATTTCAGTG CTGGctcgtgtggtggaggtgtggaagctggctcgtgtggtggaggtctggtaGCTGGctcgtgtggtggaggtctggcaGCTGGctcgtgtggtggaggtctggcaGCTGGctcgtgtggtggaggtctggtaGCTGGctcgtgtggtggaggtgtggcagctggctggtgtggtggaggtctggcaGCTGGCTCGTGTGATGGAGGTGTGACAGCTGGctcgtgtggtggaggtgtggcagcTGGCTTGTGTGGTGGAGACCTGGCAGCTGGCTTGTGTGGTGGAGACCTGGCAGCTGGCTCGTGTGGTGGAGACCTGGCAGCTGGctcgtgtggtggaggtctggcaGCTGGctcgtgtggtggaggtctggcaGCTGGCTCGTGTGGTGGAAACCTGGCAGCTGGctcgtgtggtggaggtctgacaGCTGGCTCGTGTGGTGGAGACCTGGCAGCTGGCTCGTGTGGTGGAGACCTGGCAGCTGGCTCGTGTGGTGGAGACCTGGCAGCTGGctcgtgtggtggaggtctggcaGCTGGCTCGTGTGGTGGAGACTTGGCAGCTGGctcgtgtggtggaggtctgacaGCTGGCTCGTGTGGTGGAGACCTGGCAGCTGGCTCGTGTGGTGGAGACCtggcagctgcctcgtgtggtggaggtgtggcagcTGGCTCGTGTGTTGGAAACCTGGCAGCTGGCTCGTGTGGTGGAGGTATTGCAGCTGGCTCGTTTGGTGGAGGTGTGGCAGCTGGCtcgtgtggtggaggtgttgcaGCTGGCtcgtgtggtggaggtgttgcaGCTGGCTCGTGTGGTGAAGGTGTGGCAGCTGGCTCGTGTGGTGGAGACCTGGCAGCTTTctcgtgtggtggaggtctggcaGCTTgctcgtgtggtggtggtctgacaGCTGGCTCTTGTGGTGGGGGTCTGACAGCTGGctcttgtggtggtgtggcagctggctcgtgtggtggaggtgtggcagcTGGctcgtgtggtggaggtgtggcagcTGGctcgtgtggtggaggtgtggcagcTGGctcgtgtggtggaggtgtggcagcTGGctcgtgtggtggaggtgtggccgCTGGCTCGTGTGGTGGTGAGGCAGCTGGCtcgtgtggtggtgtggcagctggctcgtgtggtggtgtggcagctggctcgtgtggtggaggtgtggcagcTGGCtcgtgtggtggtgtggcagctggctcgtgtgatggtggtgaggcaGCTGGCtcgtgtgatggtggtgaggcaGCTGGcacgtgtggtggaggtgtggcagcTGGCtcgtgtggtggtgtggcagctGGCTCGTGTGGTGGAGGTTTGGCAGCTGGctcgtgtggtggaggtgtggcagcTGGCtcgtgtggtggaggtgttgcaGCTGGCtcgtgtggtggaggtgttgcaGCTGGCTCGTGCGGTGGAGGTATGGCAGCTGGctcgtgtggtggaggtgtggcagcTGGCTCGTGTGGTGGTGAGGCAGCTGGcacgtgtggtggaggtgtggcagcTGGctcgtgtggtggaggtgtggcagcTGGCtcgtgtggtggtgtggcagctGGCTCGTGTGGTGGAGGTTTGGCAGCTGGctcgtgtggtggaggtgtggcagcTGGctcgtgtggtggaggtgtggcagcTGGCTCGTGTGTTTGTGTGGCAGCTGGCTCGTGTGGGGGAGGTTTGGCAGCTGGctcgtgtggtggaggtgtggcagcTGGctcgtgtggtggaggtgtggcagcTGGctcgtgtggtggaggtctggcaTCTGGCTCGTTTGATGGAGGTCTTTACAAGAGCTTCACACATTATACGGGATCAAGAGGAGTTTCCTACGGTGTAATATTTCAAAACCGGAGTTACACACTATGTATTGACGGCATACAGGAGTTACATACAACATACTAA
- the LOC138370025 gene encoding serine-aspartate repeat-containing protein F-like, translating into MRSGSESDSDSDSDSGNDSGSGSDSGSDSDSDTSDSDNGSDSDNDSGSDSDNDSGSDSDTSDSGSDNDSGSDSGSDSGSDSGSDSGSDSGSDSENDSGSDSGSDSGSDNNSGSDSGIDSFNDSDSDSGSDTSDSDSGSNSDSNSKSGSGSDSGSDNGSDSDSDSGSDSDSGSNDSGSDSGSDSESGSDSGSDSDSDSDSDSGSDSDNDSGSGRNSGCDSGSDSGRVSDSGSGRNSGSDSVSDSDSDSDSDSDSGSDSGSDSDIDSGSDSDSDSGSDSDSGSDSDSDGDSGSYSDSGSDSDSDSDSDSGSDSDSGSDSDSGSNSGSDSDSDSGNDSDSLSGRNSGSDSGSDRGSDSDSGSDSDSGSDNGSVSGSDSDSGSGRNSGSDSGSDSGSDSGSDSDSGSDSGSDRDSDSGSDSDSGSDSDSDSDSGSDSGSDRNSDSDSGSDSSSDSGSGSDSDEKMFLRVG; encoded by the exons ATGAGGTCAGGTAGTgagagtgacagtgacagtgacagtgacagtggtaatgacagtggcagtggtagtgacagtggcagtgacagtgacagtgacaccagtgacagTGACAATGGTAGTGACAGTGACAATGACAGTGGCAGTGACAGTGACAATGACAGTGGCAGTgacagtgacaccagtgacagtggtagtgacaatgacagtggcagtgacagtggtagtgacagtggcagtgacagtggtagtgacagtggcagTGACAGTGGCAGTGACAGTGAGAATGACAGTGGCAgtgacagtggtagtgacagtggcagTGACAATAACAGTGGCAGTGACAGTGGTATTGACAGTTTCAatgacagtgacagtgacagtggcagtgacaccagtgacagtgacagtggtagtaACAGTGACAGTAACAGTAAGAGTggcagtggtagtgacagtggcagTGACAATggaagtgacagtgacagtgatagtggtagtgacagtgacagtggtagtaA tgacagtggtagtgacagtggtagtgacagtgaaagtggtagtgacagtggtagtgacagtgacagtgacagtgacagtgacagtggcaGTGACAGTGACAATGACAGTGGCAGTGGTAGAAACAGTGGATGTGACAGTGGCAGTGACAGTGGTAGAGTCAGTGACAGTGGCAGTGGTAGAAACAGTGGCAGTGACAGTGTCAGTGACAGTgatagtgacagtgacagtgatagtgacagtggtagtgacagtggtagtgacagtgacattgatagtggtagtgacagtgacagtgatagtggtagtgacagtgacagtggcagtgacagtgatagtgatggtgacagtggtagttACAGTGACAGCGGTAGTGACAGTGATAGTGATAGTGACAGTgatagtggtagtgacagtgacagtggcaGTGACAGTGATAGTGGTAGTAACAGtggcagtgacagtgacagtgatagTGGTAATGACAGTGACAGTCTCAGTGGTAGAAACAGTGGCAGTGACAGTGGCAGTGaccgtggtagtgacagtgacagtggcaGTGACAGTGATAGTGGTAGTGACAATGGTAGTgtcagtggtagtgacagtgacagtggcaGTGGTAGAAACAGTGGCAGTGACAGTGGCAgtgacagtggtagtgacagtggcagtgacagtgatagtggtagtgacagtggtagtgacagggacAGTGACAGTGGCAGTGACAGTGATAGTGGTAGcgacagtgacagtgacagtgatagTGGCAGTGACAGCGGCAGTGATAGaaacagtgacagtgacagtggtagtgacagtagtagtgacagtggtagtggtagtgacagtg ATGAAAAGATGTTCCTGCGAGTTGgttag